Sequence from the Gemmatimonadaceae bacterium genome:
TACGACGTCGAGGCCAAAGAGTAAATGTTCGAGCAGTTGTCCAAACATCCTCCCGCTCTTCGACTCGGGTGAAGCGGGTGGATTCCTGTATTACGTGATGCCGTACATTGACGGTGAATCACTGCGGGACCGCCTCAACAGGGACAAGCAGATCCCGCTCGATGAGAGCCTTGGGATCGCCCGCGCAGTAGCCGGCGCTCTGGACTACGCCCACCGCAACAGGATCGTCCATCGGGACATCAAGCCCGAGAACATCATGCTGCACGAAGGGCAGGCGATGGCGTTGGACTTCGGCATCGGAAAGGCGCTGACCGCCGCCGGGCCCGACACTCTCACCCAGGTGGGAATGGTCGTGGGAACTCCGGCGTACGTGAGCCCGGAGCAGGCCGACAAGGCCAGCCAGACAGCCCTCGATCTCGATCCGGATCTCGCCGAGGCCCATTCGGCGCGGGGGCTCTCATACTCGCTGAGCAAGCGTTACGACCAGGCGCAGGAAGAGTTCGAGATTGCGATGAAGCTCGATCCGAAGCTGTACGAGGCGCCGTACTTTTATGCACGGGCCTGTCTCGCTCAGGGCAAGTCTTCCGAGGCCGCGCCCCTTTTCGAGCGGGCGGCTGCGCTCCGGCCCGAGGATTACCACGCCACGACATTCCTTGCCAGCGCCTATACGGCGCAGGGTCGAATCGGCGAGGCGAGCAAGGCATCGCACCGCGCGGTGCGCGCCATCGAAGGGCTGAGAGAAGAAGCGCTCCAGTGCCTCGAGCGAGCGATAGACAAGGGATACGGCCATCGCGAGTGGGTGGAGCACGACTCGGATCTGAACTCTCTCCGAACCGACCGCCGCTTCCAGGCACTGCTCGACAGGATCTAGGACAGCTCCAGCGCGAGCAACATCCACCGTGTCCCGACGCGGGGCAACCGCATATTATTTCGCAAAGGGCAAGCGCGTTCGATTCTCAATTGAGTCAGGGCGATGGAAATTACATACACTATATCGGAAAGTCGCCTCGGGCGTTTGCTGGTTGCGGCTAGCCCGAAGGGATTGTGCATGATCGCGATCGGAAAGTCGGACTCCGAGCTGGAGCGACGGGTTCGATCACACTTTCCCACCGATACGGTAAAGCGCGACGACCGCGCCATGGCAGCCATCCGCAAAGCCGTGGAAGCGCGCGTCGCCGGAAGGGACCTCGACGGGAGACTTCCCCTCGATCTCCGCGGCACGCCGTTCCAGCTCTCGGTATGGAAGGAGATGCTCCGGATTCCCGCCGGAAGCACGCGTACTTACGGCGATGTGGCGCGCCGGATCGGACGCCCGAAGGCGTTCCGCGCAGTTGCGCAGGCGTGCGGCGCCAACCCGGTGCCGATCATCGTGCCCTGCCACCGCGTGGTCGCCGCCGGAGGAGCGCTCGGTGGTTACACCGGAGGGATTGATCGGAAAATCGCGTTGCTGGCGAGCGAGGGCGTGACCGATCCCGCCTGGACGTAAAGGTCAACTGCCCGATTCCCGCTGCCCGATTGCAACGGGTAACGGGTAACGGGCAGCGGGCAACGGTCTTCTAGAGCGTAATCAGGCGCTTGTATGGCCGCTCGTCGTAGCCCGTGTAGATCTGGCGCGGACGCGCGATCTTCTGCTCCTTGTCGAGCAGCATCTCCTCCCACTGCGCCAGCCAGCCGGCGGTGCGGGCGATCGCGAACAGGACGGTGAAGAAATCCGTCGGAAACGCCATCGAGCGATAGATAAGCCCGGTGTAGAAGTCCACGTTCGGGTACAGCTTGCGCGACTTGAAGTAGTCGTCGGACAACGCGATGCGCTCGAGCTCCAGCGCGATCTCGAGGTCCTTGTCCACTCCGACGACCTTGAACACCTCGTCGGCGAGCTTCTTCACGATCGCCGCGCGCGGGTCGTAGCTCTTGTACACGCGGTGGCCGAACCCCATCAGCTTGCCCTTCCCCGCCTTCACTCCGTCAATGAACTGCGGGACGTTCTTCACGTGACCGATCTCTTCGATCATGCGCAGGACCTGCTCGTTTGCTCCGCCATGAAGCGGGCCGAACAGCGCGGCGATTCCGGCCGACATGGCCGAGAAAGGATCCACGTGCGAGGAGCCGACGGCGCGGACGGCGCTCGTCGAGCAGTTCTGCTCGTGGTCGGCGTGGAGGATGAAGAGCACCTCGAGCGCCTTCGAGAAGATCGGGTTCGCCTCGTACTTCGGCTCCGTCATCCGCGCGACCATGGACAGGAAATTGTCCACGTACGAGAGATCGTTGTCGGGATAGACGGAGGGGAGGCCCTTCAGATGGCGGTAGCAGAACGCGGCGATCGTCGGAACCTTCGCCAGAAGGCGAATCATCGAGAGGTTGCGCTCGCGCTCGTCGAAGATGTTGCGCGATGTCGGATAGAACGACGCGAGAGCGGCGACGGCGCTGTTGAGCATCGCCATCGGATGCGCGTCATAGCGGAATCCTTCGAGGAACTTCCGCATGTTCTCGTGCACGTAAGTGTGATACCTGATGTCGTGCACGAACTGGTCGTACTCCTGCTGCTTCGGCAGCTCGCCGTGCCTCAGCAGCCACGCGACTTCGAGAAAGCTCGACTCCTCCGCCAGCTGCTCGATGGGATAGCCGCGGTAGCGGAGGATTCCCTTGTCGCCGTCAATGAACGTGATCGCGCTGCGGCATGACGCCGTATTGAGGAACGCGGGATCGTAGCTCAGCAACCCTGGATCGTCTTCGTCCTCGCTCTTGATCTTCTTGAGGTCGTTGGCCCGGATGGCGCCGTCGGTGATCGGAAGATTGAATGTCTTGCCGGTGCGCGCATCGGTCACATCGATCGCGCCGTCGGAGGTCTGTGTGGCGGGTGCTTCTTCAGTGGCTGTCTTGCTCATACTTTCTCCTGGTGATACTCAAAATTAACCGATTCCGGGGGCGAATCGCATGATGGCCTCCCACTCCTCGGGTTGAAGGCCGTGTGATCCGGATACCTTGTCTGGAACCATTGCTCTCAATTCCCGTAAATTGACCTGTCAATTGAATATGAGCCCCATGTCCAGAACCCGCTCGCTCCTCCTGCTCTCCCTGCTTTCGCTGGCGCTCGCCGGCGCCGCCGGGGCGCAGAATTCTTCCGCCGCGCTTACCTATCCGCCCACCGCGCGCGGCTCGCAGGTGGACGATTACCACGGCACTCGCATCACCGATCCATACCGCTGGCTCGAGAATACTGATTCTCCAGAGACAGCCGCATGGGTCGAGGCTCAGAACCGCCTCACCTTCGGTTATCTCGCGACTATCCCTGAGCGAACCGCGATCCGGAACCGCCTGAGCCAGGTCTGGGACTACGCCAAGTATTCCGTTCCGACGAAGGCCGGCGACCGCCTCTTCTTCCTCGAGAACAGCGGGCTGCTCAATCAGAGCATTCTCTTCGTCCGCGACGGCGATCGCCCCTCGCGTGTTCTGCTCGACCCCAACACGCTTTCCACCGACGGTACGGTCGCACTCTCGGCGACCGAGCCGTCACCGAACGGTCGCTCGCTCGGCTACGCTGTCTCCGCAAGCGGCTCCGACTGGCAGGAGCTGCGCGTGCGCGACATCGAGACAGGCCGGGATACACGCGACACGCTCAAGTGGGTGAAGTTCTCCGGCATCTCGTGGACCAAGGACAACAAGGGATTCTTCTACTCCGGCTACGATGCTCCACCCGCCGGAAACACACTGACCAGCATCAACCGGAACCAGCGCGTCTACTACCATCGGCTCGGCAAGCCGCAATCGGCTGACGAAATCATCTTCGACAGAAAGGACAAGCCGGAGTGGATCTTTGGCGCCCGCGTAACCGAGGACGGCACCTTCGCGATCATCACCGTGTACGAAGGGACCGACCCGCGCAACCGGCTCTACTACATCTTCCTCGACAACCCGAAGAGGCCGGCCATCAACGCTCCGGTCGTTCGGCTGATTGACCGCAAGGACGCGGAGTACGAGT
This genomic interval carries:
- a CDS encoding tetratricopeptide repeat protein, which gives rise to MSPEQADKASQTALDLDPDLAEAHSARGLSYSLSKRYDQAQEEFEIAMKLDPKLYEAPYFYARACLAQGKSSEAAPLFERAAALRPEDYHATTFLASAYTAQGRIGEASKASHRAVRAIEGLREEALQCLERAIDKGYGHREWVEHDSDLNSLRTDRRFQALLDRI
- a CDS encoding methylated-DNA--[protein]-cysteine S-methyltransferase, which encodes MEITYTISESRLGRLLVAASPKGLCMIAIGKSDSELERRVRSHFPTDTVKRDDRAMAAIRKAVEARVAGRDLDGRLPLDLRGTPFQLSVWKEMLRIPAGSTRTYGDVARRIGRPKAFRAVAQACGANPVPIIVPCHRVVAAGGALGGYTGGIDRKIALLASEGVTDPAWT
- a CDS encoding citrate synthase, yielding MSKTATEEAPATQTSDGAIDVTDARTGKTFNLPITDGAIRANDLKKIKSEDEDDPGLLSYDPAFLNTASCRSAITFIDGDKGILRYRGYPIEQLAEESSFLEVAWLLRHGELPKQQEYDQFVHDIRYHTYVHENMRKFLEGFRYDAHPMAMLNSAVAALASFYPTSRNIFDERERNLSMIRLLAKVPTIAAFCYRHLKGLPSVYPDNDLSYVDNFLSMVARMTEPKYEANPIFSKALEVLFILHADHEQNCSTSAVRAVGSSHVDPFSAMSAGIAALFGPLHGGANEQVLRMIEEIGHVKNVPQFIDGVKAGKGKLMGFGHRVYKSYDPRAAIVKKLADEVFKVVGVDKDLEIALELERIALSDDYFKSRKLYPNVDFYTGLIYRSMAFPTDFFTVLFAIARTAGWLAQWEEMLLDKEQKIARPRQIYTGYDERPYKRLITL